In Banduia mediterranea, the following are encoded in one genomic region:
- a CDS encoding tyrosine-type recombinase/integrase, with product MAFKKGQNPNHPKRGSAIAVEPIRDLAAIARIKENLLAAGQYRNYCLFVLGINTAWRASELLSIHVGQVRHLDVGDALVLKQCKTGRYRRTPVNEVALDALKLWLAHHPRGEDTSALLFPSDRRGRLGVPALCNLVKLWCRRGGAWGRFGSHTLRKTWGYHQRVSFAAPLTLISRALGHVSERQTLAYVGIQPPEVSALFMATL from the coding sequence ATGGCCTTCAAGAAAGGGCAAAACCCCAACCATCCGAAGAGAGGTTCCGCCATCGCGGTGGAGCCGATCCGCGATCTGGCCGCCATCGCCCGAATCAAGGAAAACCTGCTGGCCGCCGGGCAATACCGGAACTATTGCCTGTTTGTGCTGGGGATCAATACGGCATGGCGGGCCAGTGAGCTGCTGTCCATCCATGTCGGTCAGGTGCGCCATCTGGATGTCGGGGACGCCCTGGTGCTGAAGCAGTGCAAGACGGGGCGCTACCGCCGGACGCCGGTCAACGAAGTGGCGCTGGATGCGCTCAAGCTATGGCTGGCCCATCATCCCAGGGGTGAGGACACTTCGGCTCTGCTTTTTCCTTCGGACCGGCGTGGCCGGCTCGGGGTGCCGGCGCTGTGCAATCTGGTGAAGCTGTGGTGTAGGCGCGGTGGGGCGTGGGGGCGCTTCGGCAGCCATACACTGCGCAAGACCTGGGGCTATCACCAGCGGGTGAGCTTCGCGGCGCCGTTGACACTGATTTCCCGTGCGCTCGGCCATGTGTCGGAACGCCAGACGCTGGCCTATGTCGGGATTCAACCGCCCGAAGTGTCGGCGCTTTTCATGGCGACGCTGTGA